AGGCTGAAGCCTCTCCCACAGGCAAGGCTTCGACCGAGGCCGCCTTCCGATTCACGATTCACTCGTCAATCGCGGCGGACGCCGCTCCCACAGAGTGTCGTCAGGAAAATACGAGGCCAGAAACGAATGTGGGAGAGGCTTTAGCCTCGATGGTTGCCATCCGAAGGCAGCAATCGAGGCTAAAGCCTCTCCCACAACAATCTGCCCGAAGCTTGCTTGCTCCTTGCTCCTTGCTCCTGCCGCCGCAGGCGGCCTAGGCGGCCTGAGGGAGCTGGTAGCTGCGGAGGCTGCGGGCGAAGTCCTGCAGGTAGCGGATGCCGGACTGTTCGGCTTCCCAGCACCATTCCTTGAAGCGCTTGAGCAGCTGGTCGTTCTGGGCGGTGGTTTCCCAGATCTCGCGCAGGCGCTCGCGGTAGTCGTAGATGGTCTGCAGTTCGTCGTGCTGCTTGAGCAGGTTGATCAGGTGCTTGCGCTCGCCGGTGTCGAGCAGTTCCGGTTCGCGGATGAGGAGCTTGCGGGCGCGGCGCATGACGCGGCGGCCACGGTCCTGCAGGGACTCGCGCAGCATGGGCACGGTCACGGTGCGGCTGTAGTGGCGCAGCACGTGCAGGCGGTTCTGGATCACCGCGCGCACGGTCTCCAGGTCCAGGTGCTGGGGGTCGGCGGCTTCCTTGGCCAGGATGGGCTTGGGCGCCACGCGGCGGATCCTGGCCAGGCCCACGGCGCTCAGGGCCTTGAGCCACACCCAGCCGATGTCGAACTCCCAGGGGCGCAGATTGAACTTGGCCGAGCTGGGGAAGGCGTGGTGGTTGTTGTGCAGCTCTTCACCGCCCAGCAGGATGCCCACGGGGGAGACGTTGGTGGCGGCGTCGCGGCATTCGAAGTTGCGATAGCCCCAGAAATGGCCGATGCCGTTGACCACACCGGCGGCCAGCAGGGGAATGGTGATCATCTGGATGGCCCAGATGGTCAGGCCCAGGGCGCCCAGCAGGGCGACATTGAGCACCAGCAGCAGGCTAACGCCGAGGATGGGGAAGCGGCTGTAGACATTGCGCTCGACCCAGTCATCCACGGTGCCGCGGCCATACTTCTCGACCGTCTCCGGCTTGGCGGCTTCCTGCTTGTAGAGTTCGGCGCCCTGGAAGAAGACCTTGCGCAGGCCCAGCACCTGGGGGCTGTGGGGGTCTTCCTCGGTTTCGCAGCGGGCGTGGTGCTTGCGATGCACGGCCACCCATTCCTTGG
The genomic region above belongs to Natronospira bacteriovora and contains:
- a CDS encoding DesA family fatty acid desaturase, which encodes MLSEFLSQGLLGLPAWAYVLYAVLATHFTVMAVTLFLHRDQTHRGVDLHPAVRHVFRFWLWLTTGMKTKEWVAVHRKHHARCETEEDPHSPQVLGLRKVFFQGAELYKQEAAKPETVEKYGRGTVDDWVERNVYSRFPILGVSLLLVLNVALLGALGLTIWAIQMITIPLLAAGVVNGIGHFWGYRNFECRDAATNVSPVGILLGGEELHNNHHAFPSSAKFNLRPWEFDIGWVWLKALSAVGLARIRRVAPKPILAKEAADPQHLDLETVRAVIQNRLHVLRHYSRTVTVPMLRESLQDRGRRVMRRARKLLIREPELLDTGERKHLINLLKQHDELQTIYDYRERLREIWETTAQNDQLLKRFKEWCWEAEQSGIRYLQDFARSLRSYQLPQAA